One Bufo gargarizans isolate SCDJY-AF-19 chromosome 4, ASM1485885v1, whole genome shotgun sequence DNA window includes the following coding sequences:
- the ZNF639 gene encoding zinc finger protein 639 isoform X2, with amino-acid sequence MCESPTLIPQPVHEEAVVEVHTEEPECVPSPVNEEEIKDVPLQIQESPEGSPSSNLTTPQKWPLLRANSSGLFRCEQCDYNSKYFSDLKQHMILKHKCAESHICKVCKQSFPSDELLLEHGKVHEEEEEEQLNCKHCDYKTSSFENLSHHVTDVHFNDFFYWCEQCDLQFCTSSELYLHFQEHSCDEQYLCQFCEHETNDPEELHSHVVNEHTCRLIELSDAYNNGVHGHFSLLNKITFDKCKNFFVCQVCGFSSRLHTNVNRHVAIEHTRFYPHVCDDCGKGFSGMLEYSQHLTLHSSEGVYLCQYCEYSTGQLEDLKTHLDFRHSADLPHKCSSCLLRFASEDDLKTHLPIHENT; translated from the coding sequence ATGTGCGAGTCTCCCACACTAATCCCCCAACCAGTTCATGAAGAAGCAGTTGTAGAAGTCCACACTGAAGAGCCAGAGTGCGTCCCATCCCCTGTCAATGAGGAGGAAATAAAAGATGTCCCACTTCAGATACAAGAGAGCCCGGAAGGCAGCCCCTCCTCCAATCTGACAACCCCTCAGAAGTGGCCATTGCTAAGGGCCAACAGCAGTGGCCTCTTTCGTTGTGAGCAGTGTGACTACAACAGCAAATACTTCTCCGATCTGAAGCAGCATATGATCCTGAAGCACAAGTGCGCAGAGTCTCACATCTGCAAGGTATGTAAGCAGAGCTTTCCCAGTGACGAGCTACTGCTGGAGCATGGGAAAGtgcacgaggaggaggaggaggagcagctgaACTGTAAGCACTGTGACTACAAGACCAGCTCGTTTGAGAACCTCAGTCACCACGTGACAGATGTCCACTTCAATGACTTTTTCTACTGGTGCGAGCAGTGTGATTTGCAGTTTTGCACAAGTAGTGAGCTGTACCTGCACTTTCAGGAGCACAGTTGTGATGAACAGTACTTATGCCAGTTCTGCGAGCATGAGACCAATGACCCAGAGGAGCTGCATAGTCACGTAGTGAATGAGCACACGTGCCGTCTAATAGAGTTAAGCGATGCCTATAACAATGGAGTACATGGACACTTCAGTCTATTGAATAAAATTACCTTTGATAAATGCAAGAACTTCTTTGTATGCCAGGTATGTGGCTTCAGCAGCAGGCTCCACACCAATGTGAACAGGCACGTGGCCATAGAGCACACGCGCTTTTACCCACATGTCTGTGATGACTGTGGCAAAGGGTTTTCTGGCATGTTAGAATACAGTCAGCATTTAACCCTGCATTCATCGGAAGGTGTCTACTTGTGCCAGTATTGTGAATACTCAACAGGTCAGCTGGAGGACTTAAAAACTCACCTAGATTTTCGGCATTCTGCAGATCTGCCCCACAAGTGCAGCAGCTGCCTTCTGAGATTTGCGTCCGAAGATGATCTTAAGACCCATCTTCCAATACATGAGAACACCTGA